One genomic window of Trichlorobacter lovleyi includes the following:
- a CDS encoding helix-turn-helix domain-containing protein, translated as MSSEFNIGAKIKKLRLAKKLTLQAVARETGFSPALISQIENNNVSPPIATLSKIARFFDVKIGHFFAEEEEECRYEIVRADERKLMPRVISRAGTSQGYSYESLSWRKQNKKMEPFLLSVMEKVSEENTYSHDGEEFLFIMKGTAELVLEDQRHELTEGDCVYFDSSLRHRLLSKDGTEVQVLAVVAR; from the coding sequence ATGAGCAGCGAATTCAATATTGGTGCAAAAATCAAAAAACTCCGATTGGCGAAGAAGCTGACCCTCCAGGCCGTTGCCCGTGAGACCGGCTTTTCGCCTGCCCTGATTTCCCAGATCGAAAACAATAACGTTTCTCCCCCCATAGCTACCCTCTCCAAGATCGCACGCTTTTTTGACGTCAAGATAGGCCACTTCTTTGCTGAAGAAGAGGAGGAATGCCGTTACGAAATCGTGCGTGCCGATGAGCGCAAACTGATGCCGCGGGTCATCTCCCGTGCCGGCACCAGTCAGGGCTACTCCTATGAGTCGCTGTCTTGGCGCAAACAGAACAAAAAGATGGAGCCGTTCCTGTTGTCGGTCATGGAAAAGGTATCGGAAGAGAATACCTACAGCCATGATGGTGAGGAGTTCCTGTTCATCATGAAGGGAACTGCCGAGCTGGTACTGGAAGATCAGCGTCATGAGTTGACCGAAGGGGACTGTGTCTATTTTGACTCATCCCTGCGGCACCGTTTGCTGTCCAAGGACGGTACCGAGGTCCAGGTACTGGCAGTCGTTGCCAGGTAG